A region of the Trueperaceae bacterium genome:
GGTTCGACAGGCTGAAAAATTTGGCGCAAATATTGTTATGGACGAGGTATCAGCTCTTTCAGTTAAGACCGATGGAGGCTTCCTAGTTAGAGGCTACGACGCTGAGTACCATGCCAAAACTGTAATTTTAGCAACAGGCGCCAACCCTCGTGCTTTGGATATCCCAGGGGAAGAAACGTACTTTGGACGGGGTGTTTCTACATGCGCTACTTGCGACGGATTCTTCTACCGCGGCAAGAGCGTAGTCGTAATCGGTGGTGGAGATGCTGCTGTTGAAGAAGGAATGTTTTTAACCAAATTTGCGGACACTGTTACTGTAATACATCGGCGGGACGAACTCCGGGCCAATAAGGTGGCGCAAGAACGTGCTCTGAACAATCCGAAAATGAAATGGGTTTGGAATACTATTGTCGAAGAGATTCTCGGCCAAGACGGACAAGTCGTAGGTGTTAACACCCGAAATGTCCAAACCGGAGGTACCGCAACAATTGACGCAGACGGAGTATTCGTTTTTATTGGTCATATTCCCAGTACATCTTATCTAGAGGGAGTAGTAGCTCTTAACCAAACCGGTTACGTAGAAGTTTCTAATGAAATCTATACCGATGTTGAGGGAATATTTGCCGCAGGCGATATAGCCGACGAAGTATATCGTCAATTATCGACGAGTGTCGGGGCGGGCACAAGAGCCGCAATGGCAGCTGAACGGTGGCTGGCCGAGAGGGAGTCTTGATACTATTAAACCCCTAATTGATGTTATTCATTCTCGTGATCAGTCACTTTTCCAACTGATAACCTAATTAGGTTTCGCTTTCGAATCAACCTCGCCTGAGAATAACCCCACCTGTTCATCATCTGATAAAAGAACGTCTATTACGTGATCAAGAGCTGTTGATATGGCTTCATCAAAATCAGACACCTCTAACACTGGGACACTAGCCTCCCGGGCTTGGTCTACAATGAATTGTTGTAAATACCGTATTTCTTCAAAATGGTCCAGATACCGCTTGGTACCCCTAGCGCCATTCTGCATATTGTTCCGGAGGCTGAAATGTCGGCGATGGGTTTCTTTTCCACGAACAGTCAAAACAAGTTGTATCACCGTTGCTTCCGTTTTAATTATTGGCGCAATCCCAGGAACAATGTGGGCCCCTTCCATGATGACAGAAGTCCCTTCATAAACATTACGCTCTACAATACCGTTGAGAGCTGCTCCTAGCTGCCGAACTTGTTGCAAGAATCCTCTAACAACCCTAGTGCGTTGTGGTCGTAAATCCTCTGGCTCAGTCGGGAGCAACTCAGCTCGCCAAACATCGTAGCTGGAGCTGTGTAAGATCGGGCTAAGATGTTTCCCTATAAGGGATCTTAGGGCCTCTCTTACGGGATCAGAACCAACAATTCGCGGAATCCCTAGCCTATAACCTAGTTCAGCGGCAAATGTACTTTTACCAACGCCAGGAGCGCCCCCGATTAATACAATAATGGGCCGGATATGACGCTGAAGTTGGCTAATTAAGCTATACCTACGGCTAAACTCTGACCCATATTCCTCGAGGAGGATGCCTTCAGTTTCTGATCGAAGTTCCGCTCGGGAAATGAACCGATCTTCCCTGTGCCCCAATTTTGCTTCGAGGACTCTTGCTAGATGGTGAGAAATATCAGGAGCTAACCCGGTAGCCATAAGAGAGCGAGCTAGAATTCCCCGGGAAAATGGAAAAGAATCCCCTTCAGATTCAATGATGCGAAGTTCCGCCAGGCTTGTTACACGACCCTCATATTGCTTTCTCGCCTCAATCCCATGTCGCATCTCTAAAATTTCCCCGACCTGTGATAGGTATTCCGACCTTGGTATCTCCTCACGGCCACCTGAACGAAAAAATTGTTCTATGTAGGCGGCTGTTGAGTTAGACTCCTTAATGCCCATCCCTATAGAGTTCAGCTCTGCACTTAGAATGCGTTGTGAAAACTCCTCTTGTTGGTTTTGGTCCATTATCACGATTGGCACGAAAGGTGGGATTTGCTTACCAAGTCGTTCTGCAAAGTCCTGGCCTTCTGTTTTTTTGACTTTTTCTATTGCATAAGCCATCAGTTCTACGTGTTCAAGGCGTTTAGGTGCAATCCCGTTAAAGTGTTTTTCGATACTTTGACTAATCGTGATAGCCCGCTCAGTAGCTATTCCCACTGATTGCAAAGCCTCAATCATTCCCCGTGATGGAAATGATATTTCTTTGTCTGCAACGACCAATCGTAATTTATGACTTTTCATACCACCTGTGACTCCTTAAAGAAAGGCTATCACAAGCAATGTGAAGTTCGTAGGATCCTCAGGAGATTATGTAAGATACTAGCGGTAAATCCCCATATTTTTCTCTTTCCAACAGAATACGTGAATACTTCACGATCCCTACCAAATCTTTGACCAATTTCTACCGTGGGTTCTGCATCAAGTAGTTCCTTTAACTCAATTCTGAACGCCTCAGATACTTCTCCGGGATTAAGTTTCAACACATCCTCTTTTTTTTGAATAGCTACAACTGGGGTCGCTACATAACCCGCAGGCGAACTTATGTCATCAAGGCGCCCCACGATTGACCCACACTCGATGTTTAGACCGATCTCCTCAAACGTTTCTCGCCTTGCGGCGTTAACAACTCCTTCGCCCTGTTCCACCTTTCCTCCTGGGAAAGCGATTTGGCCTGGGTGATTTGTCAAGTTTAGAGATCTAACAGTGAATAACACTTCCAAACCGACTGGTCCCAAGAGAATTGGGACAAGGACAGCAGCGCGCTGGAAACCGTCGACATGAAAGGTTTTAGGGGGTTCGTTCTTTATGTTTTCACGCAAACTATTTACTAGTTTAGTTTTGTTCATATTCTAAACGATGTCACGACCCTGTAAGCTTCCGATTAATGATGTCGCGCAACTCCAATTCCGGATCTATCCCATGTCGAACAGCAAGACAAACAATGGCCCAAAGATAGTCAGCCACATATTTCGGATCATCTTGATAATCGTTAAGGAGATCCTCGCTTTCCCTGCGTTCGTCCCATTTTTGGAGTTTGCAGATCTCGGCAGCTCGTTTTAAAGCTGGCAAGCTATTGGGGACCTCATTTCTTACTGGAGCCGTCCCCCGTTCTTCCCTTTTTATGGCCTCCCAATTAGCAACAACTTGATTAACCCCATTTACGTTTGCGCTTCCGAATACATGCGGGTGGCGACGGATTAGCTTTTCAACTATTGCCTTTTCGATTTCTGAATACCCGAACGTGCCCTCTTCTTCACCGATAACGGCATGGAATGCTATTTGGAGCAATACATCTCCAAGCTCCTCAACTATGGCTTCTGTATCACCATCGTAAATTGCATCCACTGCCTCAGCGGCTTCTTCTATTAGGTAGGAACGCAGGCTATCATGGGTCTGCCTTTGGTCCCATGGACATCCATCCGGCTGCCGCAGCCGCCTAAGGATGCTCATAAGTTCCTCCATGGGATCCATGCTACCTTGAAATTACCGTGGAAGTCGTACTAGCGCCCAATGCCTCCCAGTAGGGTTTCCGTCTCTACGGTGGGAAAAAAATGTTTCTTTATCACAGTGCGTACACATACCAGTGTTTTGGATTTTAGATTCCACCACTCCAGCTTTAACCAATTGCAAAATATTTGCCGTCACCAAATCCAGATATATGCCCCTAGCGCCATCTTCTTGAAGGACCTTATCCCCAAAGGGAGCTAACCTAAACCTGTCCGCCACCTCCGGACCAACCTGATAACAGTTACCTGATATTCCTGGGCCTATGGCTACTCTAAGATCTGAAGGATAAGAACCATATCTTTTCGTCATGGTTTCGACAACAGATAGAGCAATGCCAGCTAGGGTCCCACGCCATCCGGCGTGTGCAGCTCCAATCACTTTTTTAACTGGATCATGCACCAACAACGGGTAACAATCAGCCATGGAAATGACCAGCGTATTATCTGGCTGGTCGGTTACCATGCCATCAGCCCTCTCTACAAACCAATTAGGTTTGGCCTCTACAATACGAGCGCTGTGTATTTGGGAAAGCCCGCAAACATTATCTATGTCAGAACCAAACTGCCTTAGCACTCTATCTTGGTTCCTTTTCACAGACCCGGCTCCATCCCCAGTACTCTTGCTAAGGTTGAGGGTGCTATAAGGAGCCTGGCTAATCCCACCATTACGTGTCGTAAATGCATGCTCAGTGCCAAGTGAAGTTACGGTTATAAATTCAAGATTTTTTAAAATTCTTGCACCTCCAATCGACTCTGGTTTGACGATGCTTTATAAAAAGGTCCACATCTACCATGTTGATACGAAGCCTCCTCCCGATTATAGTAAAATTTAACCTCTAAAATAGACCTTGATTTGGGAAACATTTAGCGAAGCCTTGGATGACCTGGGTTCACAAATTAGCCTGGTTTCTTCGGCTATAGGTAACCAAAACAGCTCTATTGTCGTTTATGTCAATCTGATTAACGGTTAACGTTTTGTACTAAGTAGTCATCGGAACTTGGATGTTACCTGGAAAAACTGAATTCTACTATTGTGCACAATGTTCCGTGTACAGGGTAAATTTGACGATATTCACCCTGTACACGGATAGGTGATTAATAGTAATGCTTTTTCGCCTTTTTATTAGTAGTTTCTTTCTAGTAATACGAGACTCGGAACGGCATCTAGCAACCATTCCGTTACCGCATGCACAGCGCCACGAACGGTAGGCGTGATAACTGGATCGCCAAAAGTCTCTAACCTTACAATAAGGTTCGAGTCAGGCCGCGGATGGGCTACTATAAGAAGCTGTTGTACTAGCTCAGGATCATTCACTGTCACACGAAACATCCAACGAAACTGGGATACACCGATCGTTTTTGCAACTTCGTGGATTATTACGTGACCGTCAGCGTATTGCTGAATACTTTTTTCGAATGAAGCTGTTTCGTTACTAAGCGTTCCTTTAAGGATGGCGTGAGGCATGACCTTGACCCTTTCCAGGGAGGGGCGAGAAATTTGCTTGGCAATTCCACGGTTTTCAAACTCCCTATAATAAATCGGCTTTCCGAGAGACGTCCATTTCTGGGCGTATTTAGTTCCGAACACCTCTTTCGGGGGTTCCGTTAGAATAACGTCAAATAATTCCGTAGCCCGGACTTCTTCTTCAGCAGCAACAACGTACTCGAAATGATCGGTAGCAAGTTTAATTTTTGCAAGTGGCTTTAACCGAGAAGAAGCAGCCTCTAGAAATGAGTGTCTCAAAAGTCGATTCGTACGGTGCCGTTCTTTAGGCCAAGGATCAGGAAAGTTAATCGTTATGGAAGATATTTCTCCATGGCCAAACAAGTGCCACAACCCAAATTGCGCACCGACTTTAAGAAGACGAATGTTAGTTATACCTTCCCGTCTAACTCGCCGGGCTGCCCTATATAAACTAGTTCCAGATATTTCCAGGCCCACGAAACGTGCGTTTGCTGCCGCTTTTGCTTGGTCAGTCAAGTATCGACCATCGCCAAATCCTACTTCCACATGGAGGGGCCCTGAAAATCCAAATGCGTCTACCCAATCGACGGGGAACTTTTTCTTCCGCCATGGATAGAAAGAACGGGTACTGCTATCGTTTTCCCAGTCTTGTTTGTACAGCCCCACAGAGCCATACCATAACCTGCTTAGCGCAATTCAATGCCTTAGGAATCACAGATTAGTCCTTTACTGTATTTACCTTAGGTTTATTTTGTACCCCGCAAGGCTCGCGAAACACGGTTTGCCTAATTGTTCGGGATCAACAAAACAGGAGGTATCGTTTGCCTATTCAGTATAATAGTAATGTGCTTCGTCGCATGAACTTCTATCTCTTGCGCGAAGTCTTCGGACTTTTTTGTCTCGGGGTAGCCACTGTTTGCCTGCTCCTTTCGGTCGACTTCCTCGTGATTTTCTCTCGGTTCTTGGTACAGCAGGACGTCAACTTGCATTCGGTAGCATTGCTCCTAAAGTTTAAGGTCCCTTGGTTTCTCCATCTCGCGCTACCGGTAGCCGTAGTCTTGTCCGTTCTGATAGCAACCGGCCGGTTGGCTAAGGACTCAGAGCTTAAAGCTGCTTATCTACTTGGGATCAGTCCAACCTACTTTCTTCTCGGCCTCTTTCTATTTGGGCTATTTGTTAGTGCCCTTGCACTGCTGAACAACGGTTGGTTAGAACCCAATGCCGAACGATCTTATCGCGCCTTAGTTGATAGTTTTTTCTATAGCCAGCCGCCCCAGGAGACTCGTTTTAACGTTGCTTATGCGTTAAAAGACGATGGTATTTTCTATGCTTCCCGAGTACGGAGAAGCCAGTACGAACCCCAAAGTGCAAATCTTGACGGGATATTAGTCTTACTCAATGACGGACGGGCAATTAGTGCGAAACAGGGGATCTGGCGAAGTATAGATCAGACATGGGAACTAAAGGAACCGCTAGTTTACTTATCTGGGAGGAAGATGGCCATAACTGATTCCATGGTTATTCCTTTTAGCCTAAATTCGGATCCAAGTACCACACTTGCCAAGAGCGAAACACTCACATTAGGGCAACTTAATCGGCAATTACGGGATATCAATAATGCGGGAGGTGTCACTAGAGACATCAGATTCCAGCTACACCGAAGATTAGCTGATGCGAGTAGTGCTGTTGTTTTTGTCGCAGTTTCCAGCGCACTTGGCTTGCACCTTAGACGACGCTTAGCTAGCCTAGCGTGGGCCATTATCCTTTTACTTGGCTTCTGGGCAATATGGACTTTGTCTGGCGACCTTCACAGTCGAGGGCTTGGGAGCTCAATCGTATTGGCATGGCTCACTCCTGGCATCGTCGCTTTGTTAGGAATACCGTTGGCTCTTTCGAGGTTGCGCACCTAATGCGCCTTAGTTTATACCTCATAAGAGAAATACTGCCTCTATACCTAGCTTGCCTGATGTTAGTAATAATCTTATTCCTGATTAGTTTTATAATCGGCCACCTACCGAACATACTTGGCCAAGGGATTACAACTGGTATGGTTGCCAAATTCTTAATATATAAGTTGCCATCTACAGCTTCTTTCGGCATTTCGCTGGCCCTTCTCTTCGCGTCCCTAATCGGCCTAACCCGCCTGACTCAGGACGGTGAGATTAAGGCTACTCTGTTGTTAGGGGTCGGCCCCGGGGTTATAGCAAGGCCCATCATTTTTGTTGGCTTAACTGTCAGTATTTTAAGCTTTGCCAACAACGAATTCGTTGTCCCTTGGAGCGAACATAAAGCGTCCAACCTTCGAAAAGAGATGTTGCTAAGGGGAGCTAAAGTTCCCCTTGTTGAGGGAAACTTCTTCGCCGATTCACTTGGTAGGCGTATTCATGTTGAATCGATCCTCCCGGATAAACAGTTAACCAAAATAACGGTGATTAAACCTGGGGGTTTGCAGGGTCCAACCGAAGTGATCCAGGCTAAAGAAGGTACTCTCAACTCGACGACCAGCGACTGGAGTTTGTCTGGAATAATATTGCGTCTTTACCGTAAAAATCATCTCGTCCTTAGAGTAACTGCTGACCACGGTGACCTACCTGTCCAAGGTCTTTTAACAACAGATAATCAAACTGCCAACCTCATACATTTACCACTGAAAGAACTTCTGAAACGCCTTGCCGTAGGTACTAATCACGGTAATTCGGCAGAGTTAACAGCGCTACACAGAAAATTTTCCGAACCACTAGCTGCATTGGTCTTTGCTCTGTTGTCTCTGGCAGTAGTCTTGTCCTCGTTCAAATGGACAATACCCTTAGGAATAACTCCAATTCTCGTGCTTACGTTCGGTTATTACGCAACATCAAGTGCCGCAAGGATACTAGGAGAGCAAGGGTTGGCCTCGTCCTGGCTAGCAGGTTGGGCACCCTTATTTATATACGCTATCTTGGGGTTAGGATTTTTCCTTGTGAGTTGGCGGCGTTAATGTACCCCCTAATCTATTCTCAACCTACCTTTTACGTTCAGACGCAACTAAAGGTGTGGGCAAATCAAGGCTTTAGTGTGGAGTTAGAATCTTAAGTGCACTTTCTTCACAGAACAACGTTCATTTTTTTAGTAACTCTAGTAAGCTGGGCTTTTGGATTGCGAATCGAACTGAGTAGTGCAGATCGCTTAGAGCTCCGTAACGTCGATCTACCTGACGGCTCCGAAGTAACTTTGTATGTCATTCACGGTAATCCGGCTGTCATTAGTTTTGGTAATCAGAAGATTATCGGAGAGACAGTCGAATTTGATCTGACAAATCAAATCCTGCGAATCATTGGTGATGGAACCTACTACTCAGGTACAGAAACAGTGCAAGGTAATGATCTTGAATTAGTTATTGATGACGAGCTTTTTTCAATTGCTGACGTAGTGATTGTAACCTCAGCAATTGATGTCTATGGTGACAGCGCAAGCAAAGTTCCTGGACAAATTAGCATTATAGCGGGCCGCTTTAGCCCTTGTAGTCGTTGCTCTCAAATAGTCGAAGACTACGGCTTCAAAGCTGACCGTCTCGAATTATTTCCAGGTGACCGGCTCGTTGCTTACGAGGTCACAGTTTTAATTCGTGGGGAACCGTTCTTTGATTTACCCTTAATGGTCCTCCCTCTGGCCGGTGCTGAATTTAGTCCACAGTTTGATCTAATAGCTGGTAGTTCTACTGAAAAAGCTCGAGTCACTGTTCAATGGCCTTACGTGTCTAGTTCCAATGCCTTCGGTAAATTTTCAATCAATTATTTCGCGGATGTTAATCCGACTAATTCTAATTTCCTCGCAAGAATGCTCCTGGGAGGGGAAATTACCCAGTCTTATCTGGGGGGAAGCCTACGTCATCGTTTCTTCACAGAAAAAGGTCACGGTGAAGCCGAGTTGGAATACACTCCCAGCTTCATAGTTCCGGAAATAGTGGGGGGAAAGACAGCGGATTTTTTCAAAACGAGATTTTTTTACTCGCTAGATCCCGAACCGCAAAATACTGGACCTACCGATTTTCTCTTAGAACGCAATGATGCTACTCGAAACAGAATAGTCCAATACCTTCTGAGAGCTTCTGGATCACACGATCTTTTAGAAGCGACCTTTAAAACACAGGGTTTCTTGGACCTTAGCCCTAAAGACTCCATTGAAGGGCCTAATTATGACGATTTGGCTATCCCTAGAAAAACTATAGCGGAGTTTGGCATCTCATCTTCCCAGATCGCTGCCTTACGTTTAGGAAGCTTAAGCCTAGAGGACCTCCATCTTGCGATTGGAATCTTCGAAGACTCCCCACATCCAACTAACCGAGATGTGGCCTCTAGTGATCATGTCACAGCTGCTAGAATCCTTGAAGGGCATACTCTAACACTAGACGCATTATCGCCTTGGAAGGGAATGGAATTAGCTGGAACAACTAAATTCGCTGGAAGATATTACGATTCAGGCGAGCGCCTAATCGATTGGGATACCAACGTTAAAGGCTCTCAAGCCTTCGGGCAAATTGGCCTCTTTTCAGT
Encoded here:
- the trxB gene encoding thioredoxin-disulfide reductase, whose protein sequence is MSQEVFNTDVVIIGGGPAGLTAGMYTGRGQLDTIILEKGLPGGQISLTDEVENYPGFDEMITGPELSQKMVRQAEKFGANIVMDEVSALSVKTDGGFLVRGYDAEYHAKTVILATGANPRALDIPGEETYFGRGVSTCATCDGFFYRGKSVVVIGGGDAAVEEGMFLTKFADTVTVIHRRDELRANKVAQERALNNPKMKWVWNTIVEEILGQDGQVVGVNTRNVQTGGTATIDADGVFVFIGHIPSTSYLEGVVALNQTGYVEVSNEIYTDVEGIFAAGDIADEVYRQLSTSVGAGTRAAMAAERWLAERES
- a CDS encoding nucleoside triphosphate hydrolase (functions in degradation of stringent response intracellular messenger ppGpp; in Escherichia coli this gene is co-transcribed with the toxin/antitoxin genes mazEF; activity of MazG is inhibited by MazEF in vitro; ppGpp inhibits mazEF expression; MazG thus works in limiting the toxic activity of the MazF toxin induced during starvation; MazG also interacts with the GTPase protein Era), translating into MEELMSILRRLRQPDGCPWDQRQTHDSLRSYLIEEAAEAVDAIYDGDTEAIVEELGDVLLQIAFHAVIGEEEGTFGYSEIEKAIVEKLIRRHPHVFGSANVNGVNQVVANWEAIKREERGTAPVRNEVPNSLPALKRAAEICKLQKWDERRESEDLLNDYQDDPKYVADYLWAIVCLAVRHGIDPELELRDIINRKLTGS
- a CDS encoding tRNA (guanine-N7)-methyltransferase encodes the protein MALSRLWYGSVGLYKQDWENDSSTRSFYPWRKKKFPVDWVDAFGFSGPLHVEVGFGDGRYLTDQAKAAANARFVGLEISGTSLYRAARRVRREGITNIRLLKVGAQFGLWHLFGHGEISSITINFPDPWPKERHRTNRLLRHSFLEAASSRLKPLAKIKLATDHFEYVVAAEEEVRATELFDVILTEPPKEVFGTKYAQKWTSLGKPIYYREFENRGIAKQISRPSLERVKVMPHAILKGTLSNETASFEKSIQQYADGHVIIHEVAKTIGVSQFRWMFRVTVNDPELVQQLLIVAHPRPDSNLIVRLETFGDPVITPTVRGAVHAVTEWLLDAVPSLVLLERNY
- a CDS encoding coenzyme A pyrophosphatase, whose translation is MNKTKLVNSLRENIKNEPPKTFHVDGFQRAAVLVPILLGPVGLEVLFTVRSLNLTNHPGQIAFPGGKVEQGEGVVNAARRETFEEIGLNIECGSIVGRLDDISSPAGYVATPVVAIQKKEDVLKLNPGEVSEAFRIELKELLDAEPTVEIGQRFGRDREVFTYSVGKRKIWGFTASILHNLLRILRTSHCL